The proteins below come from a single Peromyscus leucopus breed LL Stock chromosome 13, UCI_PerLeu_2.1, whole genome shotgun sequence genomic window:
- the Akain1 gene encoding A-kinase anchor protein inhibitor 1, with product MMEEDNSSLCSDGSPPPSRAAAPEINFSPLSPLSCFWLGEKPGNELEEVKLQNASKQIVQNAILQAVQQVSQESLRRDRPRDSRPRGQLGGRELTKKHEKK from the coding sequence atgatggaggaagacaaCAGCAGCTTGTGCTCAGATggctctcccccaccctccagaGCCGCAGCTCCTGAAATtaatttctctcctctctctcccctctcatgCTTTTGGCTAGGTGAGAAGCCTGGGAATGAGCTGGAGGAGGTGAAGCTACAGAATGCCAGCAAGCAGATTGTGCAGAATGCCATCCTGCAAGCCGTGCAGCAAGTCTCCCAGGAGAGCCTGCGGAGGGACAGACCCAGGGACAGCCGGCCCCGGGGCCAGCTGGGAGGGCGAGAGCTGACCAAGAAGCATGAAAAGAAGTAA